The genomic region TCCTTGTACTCGCACAGACAGATCGAGCAGGTGCTGTCGTAATCACCTTCCTTAACGTAAGGAAACTTGGGGTAGGAGTTTATTACGGCCTGGTCGAGGCCGGTGACGGCGTCGTTCTGGCGGGTGGCGTCATCGTCGTCGTCCTCGGCGACGAAGATCACGCGCGGGAGGACGATGCCATCGGAGGTGTTGTTACGGGGGGTGTGGCGGTTGTTGTTGCGGTGGCGGAGGGTGCGGCAGCAGAGGTAGGAGGAGAGGATGAGGGTGGAGAGGAGGAAGAGGACGCCGAGGGCGATGGCGATGGAGTAGCCGAAGCCGAGGTTGGTGAGGTAAGGGGTGGGTGGTGGAGGGGAGAAAGGGTTGAAGGAGGACATTGAAGAGAAGAAGGATGAGATGGGGAATTCTCCATTTGTGGAAGGAGAGGGGAGGGAAATTAGTGTTAGTGTTGTTATGTTTTCTTGTGAGGGCCAAAGGAGGTGGGTGAGGATATTAGCTGCTGCATTTAATACACCACTCTATATATTGCTTTTCCACTCAATAACGCCATTTAATTGCTGCGCTGGATTCCACACTACTTTACTTACTTATCATGCATCAATCATCAATCAATTGATTCCAAATTGTTTTATCTTCACTTTCAATTCCAAGGATGCAAATGCTTTAAACACCTCAAAATTTTACTAGTAACTTGGgtggaggagaaaaaaaattaaagtttcaaattaaaatatgatacaaAAGTGTAAGTTTTATCTCATTattttagagttttttttttttcatttttcattttcttttttcactaacaaacacatttatctatctatatatatatttcagagaaataatcattaattaagttaaattagttttataattgattaacaTGCTACATAAttcaaagattaaattttattgctCGTAATAGTTTTACTTACTCCAACAGGATTATCTCTTGTGAAAATGCTCTGATCTGTGCCCAAAACTAATAAAGTTAACTATTAGGACTTCGTTACTTGCGGTGGTGAAAAGTTTGGAAGTTGGGTGTGAAGGAATGAAAGAAGGGTTGGAATTTTGGTTGGGCGTGGTGTGGTGCGTGGCACGGATGAAAAGGATGTGTGGAGCGATAAATCGTATAGAACTTTGTTGGGAGCTAACTGGAGTTGTACATGTACAGACAAATCTATTCTACGGATTGTTTGTTGCAATGAACAAATCTATTGCCTAACTTCGTTGAAGCTTTGGAGTTTGGATACAAAAGAAACTGACATGCCAATCCAAAACGTTGGTTAGAGATTTGGAGTAGGGTACAATGGTTAGAGATTTGGTTAGACATTTTTCTAATTGAGTAACGTATTTTGAGATTCATCAAGAGTCAAAACCCGTGGTGATTTGCGGGTTAGGGGTtaataaggttttttttaactacttcactaaaactaaaacattaaaacaaattaggacttaggaaaaaaaatgtcacatGATCATGACTTACACAAATAAGTAAAtgagtttttaacttttttatttatttgttgtaaacaaatttttaaactttatttttttttttaattttctattttaggcAAGCCAACCTATATCATCAATCTAGGTTGAGTTGGATTGACATTTTATTGGCTTACCAAAAAAATGAGTTTGATTGAGTCTATTTTTTGCTCAACTCGTAGGCCATAATAAACTAACTAAAAGAGTTAAATCGGGTGACTTTGGTAacttcaataaataaaagatataatatatgagaagaaaagataaataacaaaagacatagataaaaatgaagagagatgaaaagaaaatgagatagaagaaaataaataaattttctaatcaattctaacaaaagaataaaatagataatttcttttactctaatattttaaaattcattttcttaaagaacaattgagttaaaattaaaaaataagcgACTTAAATAGTTAAATCCCTCTATAACAGTAACAAAAATTAGATAACTCAAGAGATTATCAATTATCTTTCACATAATCGTTTTCTATTCTTATGAATAAATACTTGTCCATCTATCAAAGTCTTTAAATCCTTTGACGCTTGATGCCAAAGGGAGTTGAAGAATGTGACTTCATTATGCTCAAGGAAAATAACAAGAAGCTATATCAATGCTTATTATGAAATCAAGTATGAATTAGTCAAAGTCACATAATGTCACATTAATTTAAACCGAGTTTTTCTAACATACAACGATAAGGTTCAAGATAACAATTTCCCCCTCCCTTACATAGccttttactcttttttcttctctgtgaATTGTTCTTTGAGTTTGCAAATAAATTAGGTAAATGAATCCATACATATTCACTATActctttaaagaataaaattatgagCATACAGCTTGTAAGTTGTAAcgtttcaaagaaaaataaatgtttgagagttgattttgaaaaatcaaaattttaaaattaaaagttgatGTTGGAAACCACAAATTTTAACCAAACACAAGTGGAAGTGG from Glycine soja cultivar W05 chromosome 16, ASM419377v2, whole genome shotgun sequence harbors:
- the LOC114389010 gene encoding RING-H2 finger protein ATL67-like, with the translated sequence MSSFNPFSPPPPTPYLTNLGFGYSIAIALGVLFLLSTLILSSYLCCRTLRHRNNNRHTPRNNTSDGIVLPRVIFVAEDDDDDATRQNDAVTGLDQAVINSYPKFPYVKEGDYDSTCSICLCEYKDSEMLRMMPECRHYFHLCCLDPWLKLNGSCPVCRNSPMPTPLSTPLQEVVPLSQYADARARR